The window TCTCTTTAAGCAATGCAGAGGCAAAGGTCCAAATATACTTGACACGACCAAAGTCCAGCAAAAGACAATGCACCGGTGGCTTGCAACTGTGCAGAGAAgtcagcaggagggaggaggttTGATATCTACACCCTGCATGTGCATGTAGGCGGTGCAATAGTGCTGAGGCAGAGGAGCTCCTCCTTCGGGCAGGCCACTGCCTTGTTTGGGCCACAGAGTCCCCAGAAATGGAGGCAGAATTTGTGCCTGGGGCAAACCGATACCATTAAGAATCTGTGCCCCCGTGCTTGAGCACAGCCTAACAATGAGTTTACCCTAAAGCGTAACGATCAGTCACGACCCTTGTATTTGCAATAAAAGAATCAAGCTGCAGCTTGGCTAAAACACATacccagggctgcagccagtAAGGCTGTGGGCGGACAAGCAAAGGTGAGCAAGGAGAGGGCAAAGTGATACACAGCGCCCGAGCCAAGagccggggagggagggagcaacCAGGAGGCAAGCGAAAGCAGCACTCGGTAGCTGTGGTCTGCAGAGGGTGGGCGTGCTCAGGCCTGCAGGGACTTTGCTAGATACTCCACTGGGGAAAACACAGCCAACCCCAACAACGCTGCGAGTTTTTCACTGCTCCAGACCTCTCTCCGCACATGGAAGAGGCAGCCGCTGCTAAGATAGATAATGCAGCTGCTAGAAGAGCAAGTCACACCACAGCAACACTATACTTGGacctaccaaaaaaaacctggtaaaaagaaaagcacccTTAAAAGAAGTTTACTGTGGAAATAGCAGCTATTGCTCTTCCTGTGTTTTCATTGTTTCCTTTAGGTTGGTGAAAAAAGAGCTCTAAGAGCATGCACCAAAGGAATAGTCTGAATAACGGGGATTTTATCAGAAAAGGAATTGTACCAGAGGAAGCATCATTACTTGGCAGTGAAGCCAACTTCATGAGGTTGTGTTAATTATTTGAAATTCTGTTCCAAGCATCCACTGGGCCAGCACCGCCCGGCAGAGGAGCGAGAACAGCCCTATGTCTTTCACACAGCCAACACACGAGTTCACGGACAACAGGTTTCTCCGGGAACACCACTTGCATCCATTGCACGAGGACTCTGGAATCAGTGTCCGATACCTCACATTCATTTAATCTTAGAAATAATCCATTTTCACTCAAATGGTGTCTTTTCCCTTCGTTTCATCAGGACGGAGGACCTCGGAGCGGACAGAGCGGTCGCAGGCCGGCAGAGCTGCACCCGACATGATCAGCCAGCCCGAGAAGGCACGGCCGCGGCACAGGCGCGCGAGCGAGAGCTACGATGAGAAGTGCGAGCGGCGGCACGAGACGCGGGAGAACCTGCGGCGGCGAAACAACGTGACGACCTGCCGCCACCTCGGGAGGGGGGCGGAGGAGCCGTCGCAGAGCCCCCGGCAAAGGGAGTTCCTGAGGAGGAGACACCTGGCAAGCGACGCTGGAAAGACACCGCCGCGACAGCAGCCCAAAGCCTGCATCCCCCCGGACCCCTCCTCACGGGTAGAGCCAaaggcagctgtgctgctccaggTAACGTCTGCCCCCGGAGCCCggtgctctgcctgctccagctAGGACCCACTAAAGCGCCCGCAGCCTGTCCACCGATGGCAACAGCATCCAAATCAAAGTACAGacaaaaagtgagaaagcaCCATCAAAAAAGTGCGTTTCCTTATGGACTGCAGTCAGGCACGGGTAAACACTGACACCTCCCTTTCAGCGTGCTCCTCTCCCGTTCTCCAAACCATGAAGCAGACACTTTCCACCACTCCTCCAAGTACAACCCCACACCCTAGCTGCCAGACTACAGTTCTGCATTTACACAAGTTATTTTTGCCCTTGAAAACCGAGCTCTAAACACCTGGCTTCCCTCCATCACCGTTGCTGCTAGCAGGAAGGGTGCAGGAATTCGGCGACTCCCTAGTACTCACAGCACAGCAACCCAGAGGGCTCACTGCCTTGGATAACATCTACAGAAAGATGCAATGCAAAACACCCCAATCTAGGCGCCAAACAGCTTTCCTTCTAAACTTTTATCCTGTGCAAAATGAACAGTTGTGAGTTCATCCTAGGGGCTTCACAAACCTATGTGAGCAGCGAGGGTCAGACGGGAGATGGCTTACACAGGCGTGCCCTCAAGgtccccttgcagcaggagagcATTCAGAGCAATcacctgcctcctgctgccatTTGGTTCATCAGGTTTAATCACCTGCTAAACAGCAGGAATCTGGAACAAGCATTTACATGTACCTGGCCTATGCATGGTGCCTTCCTACGTTTGCTTTTGCAGAGGTAACAAGGGGCGGGAGGCAGAGGGGCAGTGGGGTGAGAACCCCACACCCCCAAGGGGAAGCCAGTGCAGAACAGGTACCTCTGCCCCAAGGCAGCCAAGCGGTAGCAGAGACCCAAACCAGGACCCAGCTCCCTGCCAAAAGTCCATATCTTTTCCAAAAATGTCTCAAGACGCCTGGAGGGGTTTCTTGTCCTCTTCTGGCATACCCCTCAGAAGCCAGCAGCTTTGCCCCCCACTTCCCCACAGagctctggagctgctgcagccagagcagcagaTCCTTATGGATTTGCCAGGAAGCCACGGCATCTCCTTGATGCTCTTCACACAGTCACTGCGGGGACAAAGCCTGACCCAgccacagccccttcccctccattCCTCACAGCCCATTTTTGGAAGGATGCTGACTCAAGCTGCCCTCTCATTCCAGCACCCATGGAGCTGCCCCACGTTCCCCCCTGCACACTCCCTGCTCAGCCTCAGCGTCCCCCGCAGCATTTCGGCGGGAGCCATCCCCAGGCAAGGTGCCCCCGTGAACACCCAAGGTAGGTGAGGGATGCTCGGGTTTCCCAGCGCGACAGCAGCCGCGGTGCCTCCCTCCCACCTCTAAGTCTCCGTCGAGCAGTTTGGGATGTGAGCTGGTAGCTCCCCTCTAACCCGAGCTCCCTTGCCAGGAGCCCCACACCTGCGCTAAGCGTTACCATCCCAGGCTAAGCTTCCCCTGCAGACTGCAAGTgttaagaatatattttcctgtGGAGCAACAAGCCAGCCCAGCCCACAGCTTAACAACCCGTGCTGCTGAGCAGATGCTCTGCCCTACAGcttccaagggctggagcacccctCCTACAAGGCCAGCCTGAGAGATTTGgggttgttcaacctggagaagagggggctgcggggagaccttattgcagccttccagtgcttaatgggggactataggaaagatggggacaacctCTTTGGCAGGACCTGttgtgacagggcaaggggtgatggttttaaactaaaggagggtggatttagactggataaggaaaaaaatttttgctATGAGGATGGcgaaacactggcccaggttgcccagagaggttgtggaggccccgTCCCTAGAGACATCCAAGGCTTggcaggacggggctctgagcgacctgatctagctgaggatgtccctgctcgctgcagggggttggacttgatggcctctgaaggtccctcccgacccaaaccattctgattctataattccCTGTAAGTGCCCCAGATTATCTGGCAGGTGGGGGGCGGACTCCAGTCTGCAGGATCACTTAACTCCCACTTCTCTGTCCATCAGAGAGCAGGACACTCCTTTGCCTCTGATCCCTGTCGAGTTGTGTTACTGGACACTGTTTGAGCAACTGCTCTTCATCCTAGAGGCGAGGCCATCCCTGAGACACCGAGATGGACACTCAAGCAGAACTTTATGGTCCCCGGGACGAGGGGATCTGTCACATCCCTTTGCTTTCACAGGAACCCAGACCCTTACAAATCCAAGCGCAGGACTGAAGGACTCGAGCCAGCAGACAGAGTAAGCCagtcctcccctccctccctgggctGTGAATTCGGATGCCCACAGGGCAGCCACCTCTGACGCCCGAGCCCAGACGTGTTTCACCTTGGCACAAGCTTTTGCTGTAAATACCCACACTTTGCCGGGGCTGGTGGGGAGCGGCTGGTGCCCAGAGCCATGGGCTGCTGCAGACCCCCCATCACACCTCAGTAacacactttcttttttattttagttgtgGAATAGCAGTTTTAAATAAGGTAAGTGAAACAGATAATAACTAGCCTTGAACTCCCtgcaaaaaaattttgtttctagAATTTCTGACCAGGACATTGACTAGTGCCAAATTTCTAGTTTCAAAAAAACGATGACACTGCTCCTATAGGAGAGAAAGACACTTCTGTCCCACAGATATCTACTGTTCTCATTCAGCAACTGCCCTGATTTGATACACTACATGGCAAAGATACCATAACTCCAGTGCTGTAAGttgctgcagaaaatattttcatttccctgggaaaaccaaacaaacaaagcccaGCAGGCTCTCCTCCTCCgcccagagccaggctcttAACTTCaggtttatttcaaaatatttggattttgtAGCCAGTTCATAAAGTGTTTATAAACCAGAACAATCCTATGCCTTTTAAACATTTGCCCTTTCCCTTTCAGGAAATGGTGCAGCTGTCCAACTACCTGAAGGTAGGTACCAAATATCGTGTGTACCCACCCAGAAAGCACATCTTCAGTCAGTACACCACCACCTTTAAagttataattattattaaagagGTGGGTACATACCCAATTTTAACGTGGCCAAGAAAGCCTACGGACAAGCCACTGAACCCCAAGACCTGCCTGAAACCCCCCACTCTGAGCTGGAGGGGGAAGCTGGGCTGTCCCTGCCCGCTCTGGGGGTCCCCGCTGACCGGTTCTCCCCTTCCCCGCAGGAGGCCCTGCACCGCGAGCTGCTGCTCAAGCAGAAGATGGTGATTTTGCAGGAGCTTTTCTCCACACTGCTGCAAGCATCAGAGAAATCCTGGCAGGTACCAGAGAGCTGCACGAGGCGATTCGTGCTAGGGCTGGGAGAGGTTCTGCCTTGGCGGGACCGGGCTTGTGGCAGAAGCAAGAGCACCCCACGGgtctccctttctttccccgAGCGGTTCTAGCTCTGCCTGGCTTCGGTGCTTTACAGGTGTGGAGATGTTACAGGTTTAAAATGCAGCGCTGTCACCTAGCAGGCAAGACGTGCCGCAGAACCGCTCACCTGCAAGCAGCCGCTTGCCCTGCCGCTTTCCTTGCTGTCACCCTTCTTTTTAGGGAGGCTTGAACACAAACTCAGAAGTTAGGGGGTTGCTTTGCTTgaagtttttctcttttgtgccACAGAAGATTGTTACAAAACATACTTTACTTTCAGATCAACAGGAAGTGGAAAACCCTTTTCTTCTGTAAGGTTTTGAgggtttggtgggggttttttggggttttttttacacttgcctttccccctttttgcctcttattttttctggaaagaggAGTGTATAAGCAGGGAAAAAACTGGAATGAACCCAAACAACCAGCTTCCACCAAGCGTGCTTTCCTCGTCAAAAcaagtttcaaatattttgaaccAGGGTttggggtgtggtttttttggccaaaataaaaacttcagatGCCCCAAACAGGTACATCCAAACACCACGTCGGATGGGGGAAAGAGGCTGTTTCTTAACCTGGGAACAAAACGGCTAAAAGACCCCAGCCGGGGCACACAGCCTTCCCGCCCAGCTCCCGGCCACCCGCTCCGCTCCTCGCTGGGAACCGCAGGGACATCCTCTGCCCCGGTTCCTTTTGGGGACATATTCTGTGCCTCAAACACAGGTCAGGGGACCCAATACCACAAGGCTCTTGCGCACTTGGCCTTGGGTGCTCCACTGAATCACCGCCCTGCATCAAACCATTTCCACATGGCTCAGACAAAATCCTCCAGGCAGCACTGAACCAGGGcccgtttgtttttttttgctatcAGGAGGTGATGTATTTTATGCAACATAGGAAGTGTTTTATATAGGATTATTAAATCAAATACTAATTTACAGTTAATTGTGCTATTAAAAAAGTAGTTTGAAAGTTCTGCGGGGCAGAACAGCAAGTGATTGGGTGAGATGGTACAAAAACCCCCCTTGTATTAGACATGCTGCGGTTAGAAACTTCCGCCTTCGCTTGCTGCTTCAAATATGAGCAGGAAAAAACACCCTGACACACTCTGCAGGAAGTAGCCATGAAACCTCATATTAAAAACAGGTGGGTGCACTTTGCTTCTTGCTATCTCTGCTACAGAAGAGtgactttgctgctgcttctcacatTCAGCCATTCATCAGACTAAAAGTTAACTCACCTCTGGCGCTGGAGAGGCAAACAAGGGGGATGCTGCCTGCTTGGAGGGGATCCCTGGGAGCTGCGCGGAGGGaggcaggctggggcagggggcttcTCCAGAGGCGGGGGCAAGCGGAGGTACAGACAGGCCGTCTGCAATAATGCCGTGCCAGGGAAACCGATGGTTGGTTGCTCATTTCCAGGCCCAGGTGAGAAGCCAAATGCTTGCTGCAGAAGCTTTTTAATCCTTTCCAGTATTCTGggtttcaaaagaaatgtgattGCATACACATGAATGATCTGGCAGCGAGCTGTGAAATGGCCACCCCGAGTCATTTCGGAGATGCTGCTCCTGCTCGTGGGTGCTTCTGGTTTGATGGAGCAAGCAAGTACTTTGCAGGAGGATGGGGTGTCGTTAAACTGAAGGGATAAAGCCTTTggttccttccctctcccacaaTTTTACTTCTAGGTTAGAGACCTTCCTACCACTGGTCTGGACCTTAAATACCTCATCTGTTGTAAAAATTGCTTAGTTGATTCAAAAATGCTGCCAGATGAAGGAAGCCAAGTAAATCTCAGTTTTAATTCAGAGTAGTTCTGAGCTGTTCTCTTCCTAAAGAGCAACGTTACTACTTCaatacattttcttcccttcctgacCTCTGAAGTTGAGCCTGACTTTTGGAAGTAGCTTGCAGCTCTACGGAGTTTAAGCTCTTTGCCATTTCTAGTGCATTTTACTACTACTTTATGGACCCATTTTTCTAGCATAGTTGGGCAAACTGAAAGCCTTCCAGAAACAGCATTTATTAGTGTTTCTTTAAActagctatttaaaaattactaaggGAAGGATTATCAGAGAATTCGCCGATCATAGGACAAAGACACTACAGCTGTCAGCCAAAAATAGTTTAACATGCTTACATGGCACTTAAGTGACAGCAGTAGAGAAACACAGAAGAGTTTGAGAAAGGTTTTGGAACTGCCCATTCAGGTAAGCTCAGACTCTCTGAAGACAAGGGCCACAGAGGATTCAAACCCAGTATTTGCAAGAGTGGCGTTTTGAACATGTTAGCCCTAATCCTTTCCTCTGCCGGGTTTTCAGTAGGTGCCTCTGGGCTCTCTAGCAAAGATCCCCGGGTGGTGCTCAGACAGCACCGCCGGGGACATTGCAGAAGGGAGGAAGAGCCACCACCATCTGATCATGGTGGCTATCAGGTGGTTCTTGTTGTTTTGCTTAGTTGTGGGTGGGGGATTTGGTTCATTGGTTTTGgagggttggtttgggttttaaaGCAGCCCCTCTCATGTAGATAATCTTCAACGCAGGGCTTGACCAAGATTTGCTCACATAACTTTTGGTCAGAAGCATCATTTCTTATGCCCTCCCACGTATGTGCCCATTCACCCCTCACTGCCCGGCTGTTCTGGTAACAGCCCTTACAGACAGCTTATTCCCTTTAGGGAAATCTTCATACTCTACATTCTTTTGCCAGATTATAAACTGCATCTCCATGAAAGGAGCTCGCCAGCACATTTCTGCTCTCAAGCGTAGGAAGGGTCCGGTGCTCTCTTGCCTTGTACCTTGCACATTAATTTACACCTGTGCACAACGGCCATAACACCACCAGCATCTAACACGAGCCTTTGCAggcagcagaataaaataaactgcTAAGGGAAACTAGGCATAACATTTCacatataaaaatgcttttcaaaattgCACCTACTTTCTAAGAGGACAGAGCCGCTAGTACTCTGAACCAACAACTGAACTGGGAAGTTTTATTCTTTGGGACCATCAGCTTACTTTTGTGCAAATTTAAACAGTGCTAAGACACCAGTGAATCTGGTTTTGCTTGGGTCTAACAGCTATTCCTGTAACGTCAaggagtttttttttccagaggcttgACTTCAAACAGCAGTAAGCAGAGACAATACCAGTGTTCTCAGTACTGGTGGTGGAGAAACAGCCTACGTGAACTCTTTGCTAGAAATTTTATCTTAATTTGCATACAGGCTGGTTTCACAAACCCCAACAAGCCTGACTAACACTAAGAGAAGTTTATAATAAGGAAAATCAATCATCATTGTTGCCCTCTATCCCCCTGCCCAACTGCTAGATGTTGCAATGCAGACCCAACCTATTTCCTAAGGGAACCAGCAAGACAAGACCTGAGCACCAGCCGGAGCTTTAGGCACGGAGCGTTGCAGGGAGGAAGCGTCAGCCAGGGAACGGGGCTGTAcgtggggacaggcagcagctctgcttctgccagACCCAGACTAACCTGAAATCTTGCTCTTAACTCCTCATCTCTCTGCAAGTACCTGCACTAAGTAACCAGTGGAGCTGCCTCAGAAGAGTTTTTCAATGCACAGAAGTCTTTATTTCTCGCAtatcacattttttccccccaaggtCGTGAAGGGCTTTTTTAAGCTTTGACCACTGAAAAGCCTTTCACCAAATTTAGCCACAATATTGTagatgaagaaaagggaaaaagtgaaTCAAAACGCAAGCTAACAAAACACTGGGGGCACATTGAACTGATGCGTGGAATCATGAACTGTAcaattgttttttccccagggtCAGCTGAATGAAGATAAACTGAAGTGTAAACTAAGGGCACTTGAAAATCAGCTACAGGCCTGCACCCAGGTAATGTCTGATTGCTGagaaagacagaggtgaagaaaggcatgaaaacaaaacaccaaaccatgTAATTAGGTCAGGTCTCAGTTTCTAGAGCAATCTGATAAGATATGGATCTgaaaatgatttttcttctttgctgaagCAATGCTTCACAGCAAGTTAGCAGTAGCATTTACACACTCTGGATTTGCTAATATTCAGGCTTAGCAAGTTTAGAAATATGTCAGATGAGACCCTTCAAGCACTTTAATTCTTCCTGCAAAGAGTTACTCAAAGGAGTGTGTGAAGAAGATCCTGATAGAGATGGAGGACCAGAAGCAGACCTACGAGCAGAAGGCAAAAGAGGCTCTTCAGAAGATGCTGGAGGACAAACTCcaaacagagcagcagctgcaaaactCTCAAGTAAGCAACATGTTTTATACCTGGCTTCGCTTTAACCTAGTCCAACTGCAACAAAGAGCCCCCACATTTCAGGGGAAAGGCAATGACTAGCTTACCATGAGTAACAAAGATGCAAAAAGAtattggggggttttttttagctacTGAGCAAAGTCCAAAGCAGCTTAGTGGCAACCTGCGCTCGTTTCGTGAGCCATA of the Phalacrocorax carbo chromosome 23, bPhaCar2.1, whole genome shotgun sequence genome contains:
- the TRAF3IP3 gene encoding TRAF3-interacting JNK-activating modulator isoform X3, yielding MISQPEKARPRHRRASESYDEKCERRHETRENLRRRNNVTTCRHLGRGAEEPSQSPRQREFLRRRHLASDAGKTPPRQQPKACIPPDPSSRVEPKAAVLLQHPWSCPTFPPAHSLLSLSVPRSISAGAIPRQGAPVNTQGTQTLTNPSAGLKDSSQQTDCGIAVLNKEMVQLSNYLKEALHRELLLKQKMVILQELFSTLLQASEKSWQGQLNEDKLKCKLRALENQLQACTQSYSKECVKKILIEMEDQKQTYEQKAKEALQKMLEDKLQTEQQLQNSQRSLTATREDLAFWKEHYTTLKAELTKMTTAHTELENSFHVLQSKLQRADTQNEQLQQALRSLQGEHAALHRRASALQEDNDLKAEHIGAIEDKLQKEQNQKVTLEATISLLHNLMRNQTNEQKTQELTVQRKDQVFTTQTPPLTPAKEKQNALLEHLEEEEGEESLKDEMQKRTSQLTAKENERRCNHWIPLLVAVTAMAIATFLTSYRP
- the TRAF3IP3 gene encoding TRAF3-interacting JNK-activating modulator isoform X2; protein product: MISQPEKARPRHRRASESYDEKCERRHETRENLRRRNNVTTCRHLGRGAEEPSQSPRQREFLRRRHLASDAGKTPPRQQPKACIPPDPSSRVEPKAAVLLQHPWSCPTFPPAHSLLSLSVPRSISAGAIPRQGAPVNTQGTQTLTNPSAGLKDSSQQTDCGIAVLNKEMVQLSNYLKEALHRELLLKQKMVILQELFSTLLQASEKSWQGQLNEDKLKCKLRALENQLQACTQSYSKECVKKILIEMEDQKQTYEQKAKEALQKMLEDKLQTEQQLQNSQRSLTATREDLAFWKEHYTTLKAELTKMTTAHTELENSFHVLQSKLQRADTQNEQLQQALRSLQGEHAALHRRASALQEDNDLKAEHIGAIEDKLQKEQNQKVTLEATISLLHNLMRNQTNEQKTQELTVQRKDQVFTTQTPPLTPAKEKQNALLEHLEEEEGEESLKDEMQKRTSQLTAKENECTELRSELEALSDEYRSCLTRLRQCRDELNHFQSKQAKRRCNHWIPLLVAVTAMAIATFLTSYRP